One segment of Nostoc flagelliforme CCNUN1 DNA contains the following:
- a CDS encoding PIN domain-containing protein → MRYVYDTNIFIYYLADEPTVNSFFTEEFLNLHEVLISPIIHIELLVVVHSNDLTS, encoded by the coding sequence ATGAGATACGTATATGATACAAATATTTTTATTTATTATCTTGCGGATGAACCAACAGTTAATTCATTTTTTACAGAAGAATTTCTCAATTTGCACGAAGTTCTGATCTCACCGATTATCCACATAGAATTATTGGTAGTAGTGCATAGTAATGATTTAACTTCGTAA
- a CDS encoding IS1 family transposase yields MHCPKCNSKNVVKNGCTHYGKQRLKCQNCGRQFVENPTRQPINHSTRELIDKLLLERVSLAAMPSATPRANARVTGVSLRWLQYYVNQKYYQVSKSVEVTKKKPGRLVIQIDEMWSYVGSKANKQWIWLAIDSETREIVGVYVGDRSAQAAKQLWRSLPPVYRQCAVCYTDFWEAYKQVLPSKRHCAVGKDSGQTSYIERLNNTLRQRVSRLVRKTLSFSKSLDNHIGSVWYFVHHYNASLRS; encoded by the coding sequence ATGCATTGCCCTAAATGCAACTCGAAAAACGTTGTTAAAAACGGATGTACTCACTACGGAAAACAACGTTTAAAATGCCAAAATTGTGGACGACAGTTTGTTGAAAACCCAACCAGACAACCAATCAACCACTCAACACGTGAGTTAATAGATAAACTCTTACTTGAACGGGTATCATTGGCCGCGATGCCTTCGGCAACGCCAAGGGCGAACGCTCGCGTTACTGGTGTCTCACTGCGTTGGTTACAATACTATGTAAATCAGAAATATTACCAAGTTAGCAAATCTGTTGAAGTTACTAAAAAAAAACCAGGTCGGTTGGTTATCCAGATTGATGAGATGTGGTCTTATGTGGGGTCAAAAGCGAATAAGCAGTGGATATGGCTTGCCATCGACTCTGAAACACGAGAAATTGTCGGAGTATATGTTGGAGATCGTTCCGCTCAAGCGGCAAAACAATTATGGCGATCGCTTCCGCCAGTGTATCGTCAATGTGCAGTTTGTTACACAGATTTTTGGGAGGCTTACAAACAAGTATTACCTAGTAAACGGCATTGTGCAGTTGGTAAGGATAGTGGTCAGACAAGCTATATTGAACGATTAAATAACACTTTACGCCAACGAGTTTCACGCTTAGTACGTAAAACATTGTCATTCTCAAAATCACTTGACAATCATATCGGGTCAGTCTGGTATTTTGTTCATCACTATAACGCTAGTTTACGAAGTTAA
- a CDS encoding alpha-ketoglutarate-dependent dioxygenase AlkB family protein has product MKPITWTDNLANLRDRITALTGYKFRIVIGNQYQTGTDSIGWHSDNEPSMGFNPAIASVSLGSCRKFQIKAIGGRPTDFWLEHGSLLIMHPGCQSTHLHQVPKTNKVVSTRINLTFRPHTGAGR; this is encoded by the coding sequence TTGAAACCCATAACTTGGACAGACAATCTGGCTAACTTGCGGGACAGAATCACTGCGCTGACTGGCTACAAGTTCCGCATAGTCATCGGAAATCAATACCAGACTGGCACTGACTCAATCGGCTGGCACTCTGACAACGAGCCATCGATGGGATTTAACCCAGCAATTGCATCAGTCAGTCTGGGGTCATGTCGCAAATTCCAAATTAAAGCCATCGGCGGCAGACCAACGGATTTCTGGCTCGAACACGGGAGTTTGTTGATCATGCACCCCGGTTGTCAGTCTACACATCTGCATCAAGTTCCCAAAACCAACAAAGTGGTTAGCACCCGTATTAATCTGACGTTTCGACCGCACACCGGGGCTGGGAGATAA
- a CDS encoding alpha-ketoglutarate-dependent dioxygenase AlkB, whose protein sequence is MQQLNLFAELAPVLPVTYYPDFLSQELANELYQHCLKLEWQQNQIRIAGKTMPVPALNVFTVMPDVITSTQSAYF, encoded by the coding sequence ATGCAACAACTCAATTTATTTGCTGAATTAGCCCCAGTTTTACCAGTCACTTATTATCCCGATTTCTTAAGCCAAGAACTTGCAAACGAACTCTATCAACACTGTTTGAAACTGGAGTGGCAGCAGAATCAAATCAGGATCGCAGGTAAAACAATGCCTGTCCCCGCCTTGAATGTATTTACGGTGATGCCGGATGTGATTACCTCTACTCAAAGTGCGTATTTTTGA
- a CDS encoding DUF1392 domain-containing protein encodes MIELITALERNWYLSPPWGQTILPVEVNLLERVYLRTTRTFGYCCGMQWKHECWLYSVDCDDEILHATQKQIIGTGQLETLNVQKPAFVLGERVMLCSHDKGTKQRLILGIGLVNNSWFYVVELVSPTLTQSRTISNRFSLLGEKSLVRVNV; translated from the coding sequence ATGATTGAGTTAATTACTGCCCTTGAGAGAAACTGGTATCTCTCCCCACCTTGGGGTCAAACAATTCTACCTGTTGAGGTCAATTTACTGGAGAGAGTATACCTCAGAACCACGAGAACATTTGGCTATTGCTGCGGTATGCAATGGAAACACGAATGTTGGCTTTATTCCGTTGATTGCGATGATGAAATACTGCACGCCACACAAAAGCAAATCATCGGAACAGGTCAGTTAGAAACCCTCAACGTGCAAAAACCTGCTTTTGTTCTGGGCGAAAGAGTGATGCTCTGTTCTCACGACAAAGGAACAAAGCAACGGTTGATTTTGGGGATTGGGCTGGTGAATAATTCTTGGTTTTACGTTGTTGAATTGGTATCGCCAACCTTAACTCAGTCACGGACTATATCTAATCGTTTCTCACTGCTTGGTGAAAAAAGTTTGGTGCGGGTAAATGTTTAA